Proteins co-encoded in one Hyla sarda isolate aHylSar1 chromosome 4, aHylSar1.hap1, whole genome shotgun sequence genomic window:
- the PAX8 gene encoding paired box protein Pax-8 isoform X2, which translates to MPHNGIRSELITERGCTGPLSSLHIGHGGLNQLGGAFVNGRPLPEVVRQRIVDLAHQGVRPCDISRQLRVSHGCVSKILGRYYETGSIRPGVIGGSKPKVATPKVVEKIGDYKRQNPTMFAWEIRDRLLAEGVCDNDTVPSVSSINRIIRTKVQQLFNLPMDSCVNSLSPGHTLIPSSAVTPPESPHSDSLGSTYSINGLLGISQSAAEGKRKLDDSDQDSCRLSIDSQGSSSMSRKQMRTEAYIQHPLDGLECPFQRQHFPESYPSASHSKAEQALYPLPLLNNTMDDGKSALTSSNATLGRNISAHQGYSALSGRDVVGSTLPGYPPHIPSGQGNYASSAIAGMVAGSDYTGNTYSHGAYAAYGDSWRFPGSSLLSSPYYYSSTARTAPPPTTAGAYDLL; encoded by the exons GACATGGTGGACTCAATCAACTAGGTGGGGCTTTTGTGAATGGGCGCCCCCTTCCAGAGGTGGTGAGGCAGCGCATCGTAGATCTAGCGCACCAAGGTGTGCGTCCATGTGACATCTCACGGCAGCTGAGAGTCAGTCATGGATGCGTGAGCAAGATCCTGGGCAG GTACTATGAAACAGGCAGTATCAGACCAGGAGTCATCGGTGGTTCCAAGCCTAAAGTTGCCACCCCCAAAGTGGTGGAGAAGATTGGGGATTACAAGAGACAGAACCCGACCATGTTTGCCTGGGAGATCAGGGATCGGCTGTTGGCAGAAGGCGTGTGTGACAATGACACAGTGCCCAGTGTCAGCTCCATCAACAG AATAATCCGCACAAAGGTCCAGCAGTTGTTTAATCTGCCCATGGATAGCTGTGTGAACTCTCTAAGTCCCGGACATACTCTAA TTCCAAGCTCGGCAGTGACACCTCCTGAGTCGCCACACTCAGACTCCCTGGGATCCACTTACTCTATCAATGGTCTCCTAGGGATCTCTCAGTCAGCTGCAGAAGGGAAACGCAAGTTGGATGACA GTGATCAAGACAGCTGCCGGCTCAGCATAGACTCTCAGGGCAGTAGTAGTATGAGCCGGAAGCAGATGCGGACAGAAGCgtacattcagcacccactagaTGGCTTGGAGTGCCCATTCCAGAGGCAACACTTTCCTGAATCGTATCCCTCCGCCAGCCATAGCAAAGCTGAACAA GCTCTATATCCACTACCGCTGCTAAACAATACAATGGATGATGGGAAATCTGCTCTAACTTCGTCCAATGCGACTCTTGGTAGAAATATCTCCGCACACCAGGGCTACTCTGCTCTGTCAG GGCGCGATGTTGTAGGATCCACACTGCCAGGGTACCCTCCACACATACCCAGCGGGCAAGGAAACTATGCCTCATCTGCAATTGCTGGAATGGTTGCCG GAAGCGATTACACTGGTAATACTTATAGCCATGGGGCCTATGCAGCATATGGAGACAGTTGGCGATTCCCCGGATCCAGCCTCCTAA GTTCTCCCTACTACTACAGCTCTACTGCAAGAACTGCGCCACCTCCAACAACTGCTGGGGCATACGACCTCCTGTAG
- the PAX8 gene encoding paired box protein Pax-8 isoform X1 codes for MPHNGIRSELITERGCTGPLSSLHIGHGGLNQLGGAFVNGRPLPEVVRQRIVDLAHQGVRPCDISRQLRVSHGCVSKILGRYYETGSIRPGVIGGSKPKVATPKVVEKIGDYKRQNPTMFAWEIRDRLLAEGVCDNDTVPSVSSINRIIRTKVQQLFNLPMDSCVNSLSPGHTLIPSSAVTPPESPHSDSLGSTYSINGLLGISQSAAEGKRKLDDSDQDSCRLSIDSQGSSSMSRKQMRTEAYIQHPLDGLECPFQRQHFPESYPSASHSKAEQALYPLPLLNNTMDDGKSALTSSNATLGRNISAHQGYSALSELSSFTIKQEISDSSSVSSTPPSLCSPTFLDLQPIGSAAVAPAFSAFSHTASMYGQFSSQTVTGRDVVGSTLPGYPPHIPSGQGNYASSAIAGMVAGSDYTGNTYSHGAYAAYGDSWRFPGSSLLSSPYYYSSTARTAPPPTTAGAYDLL; via the exons GACATGGTGGACTCAATCAACTAGGTGGGGCTTTTGTGAATGGGCGCCCCCTTCCAGAGGTGGTGAGGCAGCGCATCGTAGATCTAGCGCACCAAGGTGTGCGTCCATGTGACATCTCACGGCAGCTGAGAGTCAGTCATGGATGCGTGAGCAAGATCCTGGGCAG GTACTATGAAACAGGCAGTATCAGACCAGGAGTCATCGGTGGTTCCAAGCCTAAAGTTGCCACCCCCAAAGTGGTGGAGAAGATTGGGGATTACAAGAGACAGAACCCGACCATGTTTGCCTGGGAGATCAGGGATCGGCTGTTGGCAGAAGGCGTGTGTGACAATGACACAGTGCCCAGTGTCAGCTCCATCAACAG AATAATCCGCACAAAGGTCCAGCAGTTGTTTAATCTGCCCATGGATAGCTGTGTGAACTCTCTAAGTCCCGGACATACTCTAA TTCCAAGCTCGGCAGTGACACCTCCTGAGTCGCCACACTCAGACTCCCTGGGATCCACTTACTCTATCAATGGTCTCCTAGGGATCTCTCAGTCAGCTGCAGAAGGGAAACGCAAGTTGGATGACA GTGATCAAGACAGCTGCCGGCTCAGCATAGACTCTCAGGGCAGTAGTAGTATGAGCCGGAAGCAGATGCGGACAGAAGCgtacattcagcacccactagaTGGCTTGGAGTGCCCATTCCAGAGGCAACACTTTCCTGAATCGTATCCCTCCGCCAGCCATAGCAAAGCTGAACAA GCTCTATATCCACTACCGCTGCTAAACAATACAATGGATGATGGGAAATCTGCTCTAACTTCGTCCAATGCGACTCTTGGTAGAAATATCTCCGCACACCAGGGCTACTCTGCTCTGTCAG AACTCTCATCATTCACCATTAAACAAGAGATATCAGATAGCTCGAGTGTTAGCTCCACCCCGCCATCGCTGTGTAGTCCCACTTTCCTGGACCTGCAGCCGATCGGATCAGCGGCTGTTGCTCCGGCTTTCAGTGCCTTTTCCCATACCGCCTCTATGTATGGGCAGTTCAGCAGTCAGACAGTTACAG GGCGCGATGTTGTAGGATCCACACTGCCAGGGTACCCTCCACACATACCCAGCGGGCAAGGAAACTATGCCTCATCTGCAATTGCTGGAATGGTTGCCG GAAGCGATTACACTGGTAATACTTATAGCCATGGGGCCTATGCAGCATATGGAGACAGTTGGCGATTCCCCGGATCCAGCCTCCTAA GTTCTCCCTACTACTACAGCTCTACTGCAAGAACTGCGCCACCTCCAACAACTGCTGGGGCATACGACCTCCTGTAG